From the Nostoc sp. PCC 7107 genome, the window TAACGGAGGAGTGACAGGTATGAGTGATAAACATATCATACTAGACCCTACCGCACTCTATGATATTCCTTCTGGTTATATCCCCATCACCACAGAGGTGGAATGGATAGAGTTTTTTGGTGTCAGTAATGCTTGCTGCTGGGTAAAAGGTGAGCGATTATGTGAATGGGCAAAAACTTGGTTAAGAGTGTGGAATAGAAGTGAAGAAATCGCGGAAATTAAGCAACATCCTCGCAGTAAATTAACACAATTATTTGATAATGTACCCTTACCAAAAGATTGGAGTGACGAGCGATTACTGATTGTTGCTACCAAGTTAGATGCTTATCCCCAAGACAACCCTATTGCCCACTTTTTAGCAGACAACATCCCTGACAGTAACAGGCAGATATGGTTTGCTGAACCTTCCATTTCCCATCTCGCCGCTTGGTTAGCAATTATAGTCCCACTAGAATATCAACCTTTTGAGCGAGTCTGGCAGCAGCAGTTTAGGGACTTCCAGAGAATAAAATATACAATTAATAAAAATGATAATCATTATGAAAGAGAGAGAGCAGTTGCCGACGGCAACTGCTCTCTCCCACCAAAATATATGCAAGATAAATGCCTGTACTCAAAAATACAAGAGCGCAGTGAGCAGAATGGCTATTGCCGCGAAAAACCGTTATTTAACTTCTAACAATTACGTTGCTCCGTAGCAAATATCAACAAACCACTTGCCTAAGTTTGGTAAATTCTCTTGACCAAAATTAGTCAAACGTGAAATTTTATTTTCAATTTCTTGCATGGCTTCTTTAGTTAAACGCACCCCAGTAGCATAAGTTTGAGTTACTAACTTAACAACTGGATGTTTGCCATTCCAAGTCATAGTTTTAGCAAAGTTTAATGCGGTTTCGACTTCATCTAGGATGCTGCCATTCCAATGATTTTCTAATATAGCCCAAGTTCTTTCAATCGGGTTATATTTGCTGTGATATGGAGGATAATATGCTAAACGTATATTTAGTTGATGTTTTTGAGAGAATTCAACTATACGTTTCATAAACTGAGTACGTCGAGAGTTATTCTGACCTCCATTGTCTTGATTAATAAGTAAAGTTTTAATTTCGGGAAATCGCCAACTTTGGGACTAATGAATCTGCGTTTGGCTGCTCCTTTTAATTGCTGTGCAGTTTCCTTCAGCAAGTTTTTCAATGAATCCGTTAATTCCATTGACACCTATGCACATCCAAAAATTGAATCATCATTGAATTTACTACAAAAAGGGAAGGAAGAGGTTCCCAACGGCAACCTCTTCCTTCCCCCACCGGAATGATTATCATTTTTATTGTTTGTATATTTTATTCTCTGGAAGTCCCTCATTTCTTACGTACAGCAGCATACTCACTTTGAAAAAAACGTAACTATTCGTGACCAGAATGCTATTTTGAAATCAGCATCAGGGTTTCTTAAAATTCTCTATCCTCATTTAGAATTAACGTTAATGGACTATGAGCGTGATTGCCTAGAACCTGCTTGTAAATTACGCCAAGCTATCCGAAATTCACAATATTATCTAGATGATGAATTTAAGCAGATTGGTAGAGAAATTTATGTAGAGGCAAAGTAACAATCAGAAGATTCCCGACTTGTTGCAGCAGTCGAGAATCTGAAGCTTCAAGGGGCGACAAGCAAGCTAAAGTGCTTGCTGTATAAGCTTCATAGCCCTTAACCCGCGCTGATAATATGCTTGCTTATTGCGACTGAAACCGACCAGTTCCTCGACCCATGCTTGACACCCATACCAAGCAACTATCCAATTGAAACCATATAAACCTATCCAGAAATTACTATGACGTTTCTGGGTTCTATTTTTTTCTTCTTGGCGACAAATATAAGAATCAAGTTTTTGAAATTTAGTTCTTTGCCCATGTAACCAAGCACTGGTCATAGCCAAAGCAATTAAGAAAATTAGACGTACAAGTCTATCAGGATTAGCTTGAGAACTCTCTAAATTGTACCCACCTGTTTTATAGCTATAGCCAGTTTTATTAGGACGCTGCGTGCTTGAGAACGAATTCGATAGCATCACGTAAATGATCACAATTGTGTAATTGTTTGCGAATCCTACTTTTTAACCATGCCCAACACTTCTCAATACGATTAAGGTCTGGTGAATAGGGAGGTAAATAAACAAGTTCACAGCCTGCATCATGTATGAGTTGGGCAATTCGACCACCATGATGAAACGTCGCATTATCCACAATTACCCACTCACCGGGACGCAAAACCGGAATCAAACATGTTTCTAGCCAGGTTTCAAACACTGTGCGGTTACACGCCCCCTCGACTGTAAATGGGGCAATCAATTGATTATCCCGATACCCAGCAATCATGTTAATGCGTCCCTGTCGCCGACCGGATTTGAGGTCGTAAAATCGTTCCCCTGTTGGTGAGTACCCATAGCCGTAGTTATCTCGTTCATCCATTCCCGATTCATCGACATAAACCAAGTGTGGTGCTTTTGGGTTCTTCAGTTGTGCTAGAAAGGTTGCTCGTTTGGCTTCATCTCGTTGACAGTAGCCATATGTTTTTTTTACGGGTGTGTCCAATTTTCTGCAATGCCCGTGAAATCGTGCGTTGACTAATCTCTCCTTCCCATAACTCTACCATTTGGACTTGAGTTTTATCACCATTTGCTTTGACAAATGCGCGAAACTTCTCCCAATCATCGATTTTGCCACCCCTTTGGCATTCCTGCCTCGATTTGACCTTGATATCACCCGTTTGGGCTTTTCTTTGACACCACAAGTTAATCGTATTGCGACTGATATTGAACAATTGGCTCGCCTCACTCTTTTTGAGACCGTCCAACTCAATTGCTTGCATCACCTTTTGCCGGAAATCATCACTATAGGGTTTAGCCATCTGAGTTTGAATCGCAATACTAGGAATACTTCATAGTTTATGTCCTAATCTTATTGGCTACAGCTATACAATCTTTGAACATCGCCTCAATCCCAAAACGTTGAGCATATATTTTGAGGGCAGTGTTTAAATCAGGTAAATTAGTTAATAAATACCAAGCTTCCTTATCTTGCTTTCCTCGATACTTCCTTTTCCAATAAACAGCTAAATTGAAGCAACCAAAACCTTTTTTTTGAGTAACTTTAATGTCGGTATAAAAGGAGCGGATACCTGGGTAAATCTCAATGCTACTCAAAGGCTGAAATTTCTGTCTTTTCTTCCGAAAAGTAGTATCCTTTTTTTGACGGAATACAAAACTCAGGTTCTGCTTTTGGAGCCAATGTGCTAGTTCTACACTGTGAAATTCTCTATCCCCAATAATTACTAGTTTATACTTTTTTAATAAGCGAATTACTGGGCGTAATACTTTTTGTTGTTCTTCTAAGTTACTACTACCATCTTTTCCTAGCAGACACCAATATATTGGCCAAGCTCTCTTTTGGTAAATTACACTAACCATCAACACATTGTTTTCTTTCCACTGCGTTCTATCCATAGCAATGGTTAATTGTGACCCTAGTTTAAAATGTTGGTTAATTATTGCTTCAATAATCGGAAACCACAACAATACTACACTCAAGGCATTCAGTGTTAAAAACCTTTGTAAATGCCGTCTACGACTGTTTTGCTGTATAGGTAAAGGTAGAGTCGCTGCCAGTCTTTCTATCCTTACCTGCTTCTGATTTTGTAACAACCACACCAACATCTTCAGGGTGATTAACTGTGCTTTATTTAGGTATTTTTCTAAGAAGTTTTGGTAGAATGATGCCAGCATTATGACGACGGTCTTAATCAAATTACGAGACCGTTCTTTTTTACCATTAAACTGTACCCTACAGGTAGCCGCTTAATAACTGTACAGTTCATTCTCAATAAGCACCCAATTTTTTCAAGGGTTATGTGCCTCTCAAACCTTTAGCTTGCAGGGTTTAGAGGCGATTGTCGCCCCTTGAAGGGTTACAGAGTACAGAGTTGACAGCGATCGCCGCAGCCATTAGATTTTCGGCGTTGCTAACTAATTAAAGGGATGAATTTTGTTTCGCGCAAAGGCAAGGCAGCGCGTTGGGCGGGTTCCCCAACTTAAAGCGACTGCCGCGCAAAGGTGCTGTTTTGATCACAAACCATTGCCAATCAAAATAAAGGCTGACCAGTAAAAAGGATGACTGAGATGCTCGCTTATCTGTGGAGTGAGGTTACTTTTATGGGGCGGAAAACTCATTTTTGAGTAGTTTCCCGTAATCAGGGCAATTTGTGCTTGACGTAGGGCTTCGGCCTTGGTTGTTTTGCCTTGGGCAAGGATGTTGTAAAAAGCATTCATTAGTACTTGTGTACCGCCATCATCTACTGACCACAAAGAGGCGATCGCGGCTCTTGCGCCTGTTTGTTGTATCTGGTAGCCAAAACCGAGAATTTCTCTACCATTGCCAAATTGATCGCCTAATCCGGTTTCACAGGCTGAAAGTACGATTAAATCGACATTGGGCAATCGCCAGTTTTTGATATCTCGGAGGGTGACGCGATCGCCATTTCCTAACAAAATAAATGATTCTTCTGGCTGTCCGGTGGTAAATGCGGCGTGAGTTGCTAAATGGACGATGGCGTAATCATTCATTTCCAGCACAATATCTGAATTGAATTGCTTGTCTAATAATTTTTTGGTGCTGGGAATGGTTTGAGCGAGTGTTTCGATTTCTAAACTAGCAAAGGGTAAACCGGAAAAGTCAAACTGCTGAGATCCTACCTGAAAACTATAGTTGCCTTGGGTAAAGGCTGCCGCTAATACATTTAATTGATTGTGGGGTTTGGTGTTGAGGTCGGTTAAGCTGACGGCAGTAATATTATTGATTTGGAAGCGTTCAATTAACCATTTTTGACCGTCATAAAGGGCGGCTAGAGGAACATAACGCAGTTGTCCGTCGGGAGCATAGATGATGGTTTTGGCTTGTGCTTGCGCTAAGTCATTTTCTAGGGGTTTAATCAGCAAATCGTAGAGTTTTTGGGCTGGAACTGTGATTTTTGGGGTACGTTTTGGTAAAGTGGTGCGAAATTCCAAAATTGCTCGGTTGAGTTCTGCTTGAGTGACAGCCACGGTGCGGCGGATGGGCGGTGCGTAGGGAGTGACTAAAACTAGTTCTAAGCGATCGCTCAATACTAGAGGATAAAGTATGACTGCGCCTTGCTGAAGTTGTTTTAAGTTATCCTGTAAGACGCTGGCAGAGGATTCCAGGTTAAAATTCTGCCCTTGGGTGGTTTGCTGGAGTTGGGCGATCCATTCGCGCACTTTCGGGCTATCGAGGAAGGTGTTAAAGTCTTTGGCTAGTGTCTGCTGAATTTTGCGTAATTCTAAAATACGCTGTTTCTGGGCTGGAGTGCGGCTGCTGACACTAATGTTTTCCAGTTGGGCGAGTTCTCTACCAAGGGCGATCGCTTGCTCAAATTCTGCTTGCATCACCTCTCGAATTTGCCGTTCTTGGGGACGTTCCACAACACCAGTCGCCGTTTTTTCACTTCCTCGCACGTCGCGGAGATAATCATCAATTTCTTGGACTTTGAGTAAGTCTAGTACTTGTTGCGCTTCTAAAATTCGGTTGCGTTGCAGCAGGATATCGGCTAAATGGCGATAATCTTTGGCAATGGTTTCGGTATAAGATTGCTGTTGTTCTTTGCTTAATTCCCGAATATTATTGCGAATTGTTTCTCTAGCATTTACTGATTGTTTGAAGAAGATAATTGCTAATTCTGGTTGGTTCTGTTTTTCAAGTAACTTCCCGATAGTATTGAGAATGTATCCTTCAACTTCTTTGTTGCCAATTTCTTGAGCAATTACTAAACTTTGTTGTAAGAATTTTCCGGCTAATTCATATTGCCCTTGCTCTAAATAAACGTTTCCTATGGCGTAGAGATTTATCCCTTGTGCATTTCTGGATTGGAATTGTTGATAAATAGTTAAAGGTGGTTGCAAATACTCCAAGGCTAATTGATATTTTTCTTGCTTGAAGTGAACAATCCCAATATTGTAATATGTTGTTGCTTTGAGAAATTCTTGTTGTTCTTTGTTCTGAATTTTTTGCAGCACTGTTAAGGCTTGCTGATGGAAATCTAACGCTAATTCATACTTTTCTTGTCTGTAGTGAATATTGCCGATCGCATTCAGCACCCTCACTTCACCTGCAATGTCTCCTATTCTGTTTCCGTCTGATTCGAGCAGTACGGGTTGTCTGGCGATTTTTAAGGCTTCCTGATAAGCTTTTAAAGCCAGTTCGTATTGTCCTAACACTTTATAAATCTGTCCCATATCAAATTCAATTCCTACCCAGGTGCCTAAAATTTCTTGCCGGATGGGTAAGGCTTTTTGATAGTAATCGAGAGCTAATTTATACTCTCCCAAGCTGCTGTAAACTCTCGCCATGCGATGGAAAGTCTGCCATTGCTTTGGCTCATCACCTATTTTTTTTGCAATCTCCAAAACTCGTTGGTATTTTTCTAAAGCTTCTCGATATTTACCTGCTCTCGAAAATTCATTACCTTGGATGGTGTAAATTTCTGCTATGGAGTTGAGGCTGGCTTTTTCCCAACCGCGATCGCCGATTTCTTGTTGAATTGCCAAAGCTTGCTGATAATATTTCAACGCCTGCTGGTAATTTCTTTGGCGATGGTAAACGTCTCCCAGGTGGAACAAAGTTCTGCCCGTACCTGTTTTATCTTCTATTTGTTGATAAATTAATAAAGCTGTTTCAAAGGTTTTGATGGCTCTGGCATATTCCCTTTTTATATATTGCTGCCAACCTACTTCATACAGTTGATCAGCTTTCAATTTTTCTGGTGTTTGAGCGAAGAAAATCACGCCACCTACGGGGTTAAAAGTCGTAATTTTTCCAGATGAAAAGCGAATTTCGATTTGTTCGCCATCAAAAGCCCCGCTCAACGGCGTTTTGCTCAGGATAGTTGCTGTATTATCACTTTGTTTTGCGATTTCCTGTCTAATTGCCAAGGCTTGTTGATCAACTTGAGTAACGGCTTGATTTTCTCCTAATTGTTTGTAAACTGCACTCATCTGGGTGAGAATTATCCCCTCCCAAGGGCGATTTTTTTGCTGGCGAACAATTGTTAAGGCTTGCCGGTAAGCTTGTAATGCCGCTTGGTACTGAGTTTTGAGGTATTGTCCTTGAGTTGCGTAACTGTTTCCCTTGGCAAACAAAACTACTGCTTCTCCCTCTAGGGGGTGTACTTGCACAAGAGTTTTTTTCGCTGCATCCCTACCAACTTCCGCAATTAAGACGGCTTTTTGACCTGTAATATTTTCTTGACTACGGTTGCTAATTTCGCGCTGTAATGTGCTTGCTTGCTTACGATACTCCTGCGCTGTTTGCTTCTGCCCTAATTTGGCGTAAATTGCGGCGATACTGTTGAGAATTGCGGCTTGATCTGGCTTTTCAAAGGGTATTCTTGTCCAGCGAAATAATTCCTGTTGTCCAAATTGGCGGATTTGTTGTTCTGGTACAAAATAGTTATCTTGAGTTTGAGGATCACGAGCGATCGCTAATGCTTGCTGGTAAGCTGTCAACGCTGCTTCATACTGTCCTAAATTGGTGTAAATTTCCCCAATTTGGGTTAACAATATCGGTTTTTGATTAACCAACCTGTGGCTACTGTTCTCCATGTCCACAATTGCCAGAGATTGCTGATAATCATCCAAGGCAGTCTGATACTGTCCTAATACTGCGTAAACTGCACCCATGCTTCTTTTAATTCGCTGTTCCTGCTGGCGATAATCTCCTGGTGACAATTCCTCTCTGCGCCAACGAACTTCGACATTTTCTGGGCTGGACATTTCTGCATTGATGATTGCCAAGGCTTCTTTGTAGAATTGCAAGGCAGTTTGGTACTGTCCTAGAGTTTTGTGGATATCTGCAATATTCGCTAAGGTATTTTCTTCCTCATTTTCAGCAAAGTTCTGCCATCCAGCTACCCCAGCGATTACTTCTAGCCATTGTCCGCGTTTCTCTATTTCGGCTATTTCTGCGGATTCAACAGTCGTGATGGCAGTTTTGATTGGTTTTCCTTTCCCTACCTGAATCAAACCGTTGCTGAGTCCATCTTCTAGTTTGATTCCCTCTGGGCGATGAATGTTGACATCAGTACCAAAGGCTACCCGAATTGTCTGGGGAATTGGTGTTTTTGTTGCCTGTTCATCAACTTCCCGACGAATTGCCAAGCTTTGCTGATAGGCATCTAAGGCTACTTGTAACTGTCCGAGACTTTCGTAAATTGTCCCCATTTGATTGAGAATTACCCATTCCCAGGGACGATTTTTTTGCTGACGGACGATCGCTAAAGCTTGCTGATAGGATGACAAGGCGGCTGGGTATCTTGCAAACTTGGCGTGAGCTTCACCGTTGCGGTAGTGGATGAGTGCTTCCCCTGTCAGCAGTGTAATTAAAGTTGGTCTTTTTTGGGGTATGTTGTAAGTCACCAAAATTGCCTGTTTGACAATATTTGTCGCCCACCCCACATGAACACCCATTTCCTGTCTGATGGCTAACGCTTGTTCTTGATACTCCTGCGCCGTTTGTGGGTAGCCTTGGTTATGGTAAATATAGCCCAGATTATTCAGGATTTTCTCTTCCAGGGAGCGATCGCCAATTTCTCGCGCTATTGGTAAAGCCTGTTGATAATACTCCAGGGCTATTTGCGGCTGTCCTCCTTTGTTTTTGTGAGTGAAGGTGTTTTTGTAGGTAGAGGCGATCGCATTCAGGATTTTTGCTGTTAACGGGCGATCGCCAATTTCGCGGACAATAGCTAAAGCTGGTTCGGAGAAATCCAGGGAAATCGGGCGCGATTCCCGTTGATTGTCGATTCCCCAGTTGTAATCTTGGCTCAAATTCAACATTACTGTAGCTTCGCCGATGCGATCGCCTGCTTGACGCATCTGGGCTAAGGCTTGTTCGTAATATTTCACAGCTTGTTCTTTTTGATCTACTGTGGCGTAAGTCATGCCAATACCGTTGAGACTCCAACCAACACCCGCCCCATCGCCCAAAGCCTCCATAATCATTAAGGCTTGCTGGTAATATTTTCTTACCTCCAAGTAAGACTTAATTTCCTCCGGCTTTTTGATCGTCTGGTAGTAAAGTTGCGATTTAATATAGCTAACGTAAGTATTTCCCAAGCCAATCAAAGTAATCGCTTCCCCAGATTTATCTTTTACCTCACGCCGCATTGATAAAGCTTGCTGGTAGGATTGCACAGCATTTTTGTACTGTCCTTGGATTTCGTCAACTGCGGCGATGTGATGCAGTGATGCGGCTTCCTCTCCACGGTTATTCAATTCCCGTGTAATTGCTAAAGCTTGTTTATGATGTTGAAGGGCGGTTTGAGTTTGTCCTTGATGGCGATAAACTTCTCCGAGTTTGTTGAGAACTGCGGCTGTGTGAGCGCGATCGCCAATTGCTTGATAAATATTTAATGCTTGTTGAAAAGACTGTAATGCACTTAGAAATTTGCTTTTATCAAGGTGTTGATCACCTTGCTTAAAAAGCTTATCTGCTAAAAGTTTTTGAGCTTCTGAGATTTGAGAAAAAACCTGAGAATTAGCAATTAATTGTCCTGCAACAGCTTGCCTTTGAATAGAGCTATAGTTTACCAGCCCACTCTCAATGGCAAAGATAGTCAATAAAATAGCAAGTGCATTCAGTCCAAATCTTGGGGATTGCATCGAAGATATTTTTTGGAATTTGAAAATATTTTTGGGAATTTTAATCTATCTTACAAAGATACAATATAAAATCTCATTGCGAGTTAATATCTGGGTAATTTGCAATTAGGATTTTGAGAAGCAGTGAAAATAGAGAAAGGCAATCGCTCTCGTTGCTTGGCGCGGTATAAATCTTCGTCAATTTCTCTCAATTGTTGTCAAATTGTGGCGGATGAAAAATTGATAACCAATGGTTATCAATTTCTGGCAACCCTACGAGCGCCAGCTATCTTCCACCCGGCAACCACCGCATCATCTCCCGCAACTCAACAGCCTCCCCATCAATTGTATAAACAACCCCACCCGACATCGCCAACACAATCCGCTGCCGCCGCGCCCACTCGAACCATGCACTTGAAACAAGTGGTTACATTGTTGTTGCTTTTGTCCCAATTAACGCACAGATGATTGCTAATACCTCATTTTCTATCTGTTCCATGAGTAAATAAGTAAGAAAATTGACTTGTTTATCCAAAAAATACTGATAATTTACACAAGAGATTTATCAAATAATTAACAAAATAGCCAATGATTTCAAAACTCTTTTACCTTTGTATAAAGAATCCCAAAGCATTAATAGACAAAGCTTTTGGATAAGCTAAGGTAAAGATAAAATAGTATGAGCCACAATTCAAACCTCCAACTGATGGGCGTAATTATAAGTAATTGACAAGGGTAGCTATGACTAAAGAATACATGGATTCTCTAGAGTCAGTTGTTGACCAATTAACATTGGCAGCCGTTTTAGAAATGTTAGAACGAATTTGTCATAAAAAAGCCGAAAATTTGAGAACTCACTGGCAAGATGAAAATTCTGCCAAGCTTTGGGACAAAGCGGCCAGACAGATAGAACAGATAAATATTGATGTTTAAGGGAGCAATCAAATTCTGTAACGGATGTTCATCCAATCGATTTAAGGCTGGGAGGCATCCCTAATAAGGGTGAACGAAAAAAGGTGTGGGAGAGTAGTTAGCGGACATCATACGCTAACATAGCTCTTGATGTCATGCAACCAAAAGACCCATGAACAACCTCCAATCAATTCTGTCTCACATCAGTGACACACTCTTCGACTTACCGGAGTGTCACCATTTAGAAGAATTTGTGGGCGAATTCTACAATATGTGGCTAAAATTAGGGAATTTTGTGCAACAAAGCTTATTCCAAGCCTTAATTGAAGAAAAAGAAGTCGAATACTCACATCCGAGAACTAAACGAGAAAAAAGATATTACACCCCATTAGGTGAAATGGTTCTTGTACGTAGAGCTTATGAGACAACAGATGGTATTAAAGTCCTAGTTGATGAAGAGTTAGGGCTACCAAAAGATAAATGGCTACCAATGGTATGAGAATTAGCCTGTGCCTTGGGAGTTAGTAGTGAATTTCCAAATTCTCACTCTTTGTTTCAAAAATGGACAAGACTAGATTTGACACAAAAAACCTTAGCTAATCAAGTAGAAAAGACAGGAAATCAATTACAAACACAAGAGTTTCAGGTTCGATGTGAGCCAGACACTTCTTCACAGTTTGAAATTCCCAATCAAGAGCAAGAACCACCAGATTTATTATATGTGGGAGTTGATGGAGTCATGACTCCCTTGAATCAAAAACAAGGATATAAAGAAGCAAAAGTTGGTGTAATTTTCTGGAGTAAAGACCATAAAAAACTTGGTAAAAAAAGAGGTGTAATCCGACAACGAGAATATGTAGCTACTTTAAAATCACGCGGAGAATTTAGAGAAAGAGTATCGCAGTTATATAATCAAGTAGCAGGTAAAAAAAACACAAAAACCGTATTTCTTGGTGACGGCGCACATTGGATTTGGGCGATGGCATCAGAACAATTTCCAGGCGCAGTGGAGATTCTCGACTTTTTTCATCTCTCGGAATATGTGTAGGCAGTGGCGAAAGCCGCTTATCCAAACAAAGAAGACTATCAAAAGGATTGGGTAAAAACTCAACAACAACTTTTGAAAAAATCTGAATGGACTACAGTAATTGAAAATTGTCATCACTTCCCCAAAAAGAAGAAAGATTTAAGCAAAGCAATTACTAATTTAGAGCGTTATTTAACTAATAATCAGAGTCGGATTGATTATCGCTCCTATTTAAAAGCTGGTTTAATGATTGGTTCAGGAGTTGTTGAAAGTTCCAATCGACGTGTGGTTACTCAAAGATTAAAACAGGCTGGTATGCACTGGTCTTTTTTTGGAGCAGAAGGAGTTATGGCTCTGAGGGCAGCATATTTAAGTAATTCAACGCGATGGTCAAATTTTTGGTCATCCTTATCTTATAATTCCCCATAAGTTAGCATAAAGCTGACGATAATATTTGTCCTTTTAAGCTTGTATTTAATAGTGGTCAAAACGAGAGAACAAAGTCTTTCAGATTTAGCAGACAGAATAGAACAATTACAAACCAAAAGGGAAGAAATCAACCAAGAAATCTCCACTCTCCTTAAAAGTGAGGTAGCTGAATCTGGTTGTTGGATTGTTCGTTACCGAGCTAAGGGTAAGGGTGGAGCTTATTGGTATTACAAGTGGCAATCATCCCAGGCCATCTTTGTTACCAAAAATGGATTTAAGAGTTGCCATCAATATATTGGTAAAGCAGGTAGCCCAGCTTTCTTGAAGGCAGTTGAGATGATGAAAAATCGGACAAAAATCGAAGCGTTAAACCAAGTGCTTCATACACTAGCGCTAGGATTAAATGACCTAGTTGAAGAAGCTACAAGATATCAGAAATCTGATGAGAGTTAAACCATCCTCTTAGTCAGAGTTTAGTTAGCGTATGATATCCGCTAACTATTTTCTCTTCCTCACACTTTTTTTCGTTCACCCTTTAGCGTTGATGTTTGCGATCGCTTAGAAAGGCTGTTCAACCTAGCGCAGAAAACCCTAGATCAATCGAAGCTATTGGGAGGTGGTAGTAATTTGGCGAATATACAGACCCAAGCCATAGAAAGTGTGAGTGAACAATTGCAGATTGAAGGAGTCAGCCGCGAAACGTTCAAAGCGTTCTTGGACATTGTGGCAGGTAAGGCTGTAGCTAAAGCATTAGCTGTTCATCAATTTGAACAAGAACTATTCAACCAAATCAAGAGTGAGCTTGATGTTGAGAGTTTACAGCAACAAACACAAGCGGGATTTGATGAAATAGCGTTTATTTATCAGTTAGCGAAAAACCCCGAAATCAGACAACAAATTACCAAAGACTACGGACTCAAGACTGCACACGAAATTAGACAAGAAGTTCAAACGCTCACCAATAGTGCGACCTCTGGTTTTGATCCAAAAGCATTTTTGGATGAAATAGGAGTTCCAACGCCCGAAAAAAAGTCCACACCACCGACAACAATTCAGGACTTGAAAAATTTGACACGCTCTTTGTTCCAAAAACCACTCCAGTCACCAAGTTGATAGAACAATTTTTTCAACAAAATTGGTTGGGGTTTTCAATCATCTTTTTTATGGTGTGTGTTGGGCTGTCTGTTTACATTCGGATTACCCAAGCCCCAGTCCCTCAAACAAATACAGAACAGATCCAAGTGCAACAGTGAACTATTCACCAGAATATTTAAGTTACATTCGCTCATCCCAATGGAAAGCAAAATCCATCAAATGTCAACAATTAACCAAAAAACACTGCGTAATTTTTCCCTGGTGTAAGTCAAATCATGCTCATCATTTGACTTACGATAATCTCAAATATGAATTGCCAGTAAGAGATATAGTTCCCTTGAGTAAAACTGCCCATTCTTTAGTTCACTGGGCAATATTCTGGAAGACTCCTTTGAGAGTAGGAGTGAACTGGTTACTAAGATTGTTGATGATTATTTCTGTAGTTCTTTGGGCAATTATTCAGATTGCAAACAGGAGATACTGATGTGTCTAGAACGTGAAATCTTAAATGCTGTCGGCTTTGAATCTCCTCAACTC encodes:
- a CDS encoding IS630 family transposase (programmed frameshift) gives rise to the protein MAKPYSDDFRQKVMQAIELDGLKKSEASQLFNISRNTINLWCQRKAQTGDIKVKSRQECQRGGKIDDWEKFRAFVKANGDKTQVQMVELWEGEISQRTISRALQKIGHTRKKTYGYCQRDEAKRATFLAQLKNPKAPHLVYVDESGMDERDNYGYGYSPTGERFYDLKSGRRQGRINMIAGYRDNQLIAPFTVEGACNRTVFETWLETCLIPVLRPGEWVIVDNATFHHGGRIAQLIHDAGCELVYLPPYSPDLNRIEKCWAWLKSRIRKQLHNCDHLRDAIEFVLKHAAS
- a CDS encoding IS4 family transposase produces the protein MLASFYQNFLEKYLNKAQLITLKMLVWLLQNQKQVRIERLAATLPLPIQQNSRRRHLQRFLTLNALSVVLLWFPIIEAIINQHFKLGSQLTIAMDRTQWKENNVLMVSVIYQKRAWPIYWCLLGKDGSSNLEEQQKVLRPVIRLLKKYKLVIIGDREFHSVELAHWLQKQNLSFVFRQKKDTTFRKKRQKFQPLSSIEIYPGIRSFYTDIKVTQKKGFGCFNLAVYWKRKYRGKQDKEAWYLLTNLPDLNTALKIYAQRFGIEAMFKDCIAVANKIRT
- a CDS encoding BREX system Lon protease-like protein BrxL, which codes for MFVYFILWKSLISYVQQHTHFEKNVTIRDQNAILKSASGFLKILYPHLELTLMDYERDCLEPACKLRQAIRNSQYYLDDEFKQIGREIYVEAK